A window from Malassezia restricta chromosome I, complete sequence encodes these proteins:
- a CDS encoding transcription initiation factor TFIID subunit 1 — protein MDSEHDDAVSQLGGLALGQVLQDMGIVSADSDLSRIGLGSKRSANAQALHRDEIYRNDFDDGKEEEGKDDEEDEEDDLAEDEAAAKAENTRSLRREKVKVRGEDDDFADEEENDKDGSEEPQKQQATHAALLMSPRTEARHMFPDFQQGTLLDFTELFATRSLKRRKLVGKLPQYDKNHHELSASETGYDEFMASDGVKGESEPHLLPRLVQPYVAKQASDPTRSRCQVICDGNSSTSHLLTNVEVDDWERHITPHSSEEPSHVLTMAEVSRPRNDELAKGIWFENIIWNSQHPFRRFDRLIMDMNDAEMILENENTQSEKQASLLRADAPPNLLKSSKFTSELDPFNLSNDRMYELSKVHRHRVRQTLGQLVVRHAWPAIKLQLPFYKTRLTKHETRSWHRPRIQFPSNMPISFSRVRSSRKKDGERKSKDPSEVLHSTRDLTLKDASNYVLCEYSEEYPPLLSNLGMGSLLVNYYRKKDAKDDYIPRSDMGEAFVLDVTDESPFMKFGSVEPGQTQLVLYNNMTRAPLFRHKPTQNDFLFIRSTTKDDVRYYLRDVPNLYVVGQTYPTTPIPGPHARLVTNNIKYRLQMITYKLVEKSHAHRIKIHRVMKYFPDQNELQMRQRLKEFMVYNRKSGDMHQGFWRLKPDVPIPDEAELQKLLTPEHICLVEGMQVGQRHLLDAGFTKTAEGADDDADEGKMEIEQLLAPWITSKNFLHATQGKAMLKLHGEGDPSGRGEAFSFVRVSMKEIFLRAGEDVDERLAAEAETRAKSGHRYNVAEQQAIYRSEIARIWKAQLAALSNPEPPRITAKEEQMWREEQRRERKQLEHKATKPLLVKRLFNGVWYKHIVRDPSVINAYVKQRQEIEEQSIVTESLMPTGDAALDAMRKKRLEEEIAARVKNQDRRLQRKNAKAAAEGIIGGYKKMPNKTNTKRRCGRCGMVGHMSTNNACPQYQASNAGGRGGSGAGGSAANSVRPPSVMPMPNSTYYTSATNQQQGVPMPSAFPPLGMNDPMGPQSPV, from the coding sequence ATGGACTCAGAACACGATGATGCCGTGTCACAACTGGGAGGACTGGCTCTGGGCCAAGTTCTTCAGGACATGGGTATTGTCAGTGCTGACTCAGATTTGAGTCGTATCGGACTTGGCTCCAAAAGAAGTGCTAATGCACAGGCGCTTCATCGCGACGAGATCTACCGTAATGACTTTGATGATGGCAAAGAAGAGGAAGGGAAAGACGATGAGGAAGATGAGGAAGATGATCTAGCTGAGGATGAGGCTGCAGCTAAGGCTGAGAATACCCGCTCACTTCGACGAGAAAAAGTCAAGGTGCGTGGCGAAGACGATGACTTtgccgacgaagaagagaatGACAAGGATGGAAGCGAAGAGCCGCAAAAACAACAGGCAACTCATGCTGCTCTTCTCATGAGTCCAAGAACCGAAGCTCGCCACATGTTCCCAGATTTTCAGCAGGGTACCTTGCTAGACTTTACTGAGTTGTTTGCAACACGTTCTCTCAAACGTCGCAAACTCGTCGGTAAGCTGCCGCAATATGACAAAAATCACCACGAGCTGTCAGCTTCAGAGACTGGGTACGACGAGTTTATGGCTTCAGACGGCGTCAAGGGCGAAAGTGAGCCTCATCTTCTCCCGCGCCTAGTGCAGCCGTATGTGGCCAAACAGGCATCAGACCCGACCAGATCGCGTTGTCAGGTGATATGTGATGGAAATtcgagcacgtcgcacTTGCTCACGAATGTGGAAGTAGATGACTGGGAGCGACACATCACCCCGCATTCGTCTGAAGAGCCTTCGCATGTATTAACTATGGCAGAGGTGAGTCGACCTCGGAACGACGAACTGGCCAAAGGCATTTGGTTTGAAAATATTATTTGGAACTCACAGCATCCATTTCGACGTTTTGATCGACTTATTATGGATATGAACGACGCAGAAATGATTCTCGAGAATGAAAATACCCAGTCTGAAAAACAGGCTTCTTTGCTTCGTGCagacgcgccgcccaaCTTGCTTAAATCGAGTAAGTTTACGAGCGAGCTGGATCCATTTAATCTGTCGAATGACCGCATGTATGAATTGAGCAAAGTGCACCGACACCGCGTGCGTCAAACCCTTGGTCAGCTGGTCGTTCGTCATGCCTGGCCTGCGATCAAACTCCAGCTACCATTCTACAAGACGCGCCTAACGAAGCATGAAACGCGTTCATGGCATCGTCCGCGGATTCAATTTCCCTCCAACATGCCCATCAGTTTTTCACGTGTCCGTTCATCGCGCAAGAAGGATGGTGAGCGCAAGTCCAAGGACCCCAGTGAGGTGCTGCATAGCACACGCGATTTAACATTAAAAGACGCTAGCAACTACGTGTTATGTGAATATTCAGAAGAGTATCCACCACTGCTCTCTAATCTTGGTATGGGAAGTCTGTTGGTCAACTACTATCGGAAGAAAGACGCCAAGGATGATTATATTCCGCGCTCTGATATGGGCGAAGCTTTTGTGCTAGATGTGACGGATGAGTCGCCCTTTATGAAGTTTGGCAGTGTCGAGCCAGGGCAGACGCAATTGGTTTTGTATAACAATATGACACGCGCCCCGCTCTTTCGTCACAAGCCCACTCAAAATGACTTTTTGTTCATTCGGAGCACCACGAAGGATGATGTTCGTTACTACCTCCGAGATGTGCCCAACTTATACGTGGTCGGCCAAACATACCCAACGACGCCCATTCCTGGCCCTCACGCTCGACTTGTGACGAACAATATCAAGTATCGATTGCAAATGATCACATATAAGCTGGTTGAGAAAAGTCATGCCCATCGTATCAAGATTCATCGCGTGATGAAATACTTTCCTGACCAGAATGAGCTGCAAATGCGACAACGTCTGAAAGAGTTCATGGTGTATAATCGCAAGTCCGGTGATATGCATCAAGGTTTCTGGCGTTTGAAGCCTGATGTCCCCATCCCGGATGAGGCCGAGCTGCAAAAGCTGCTAACACCGGAGCATATTTGTCTGGTCGAGGGCATGCAGGTGGGTCAACGGCACCTTTTGGATGCAGGCTTCACCAAGACGGCCGAGGGAGCGGAtgacgacgcggacgaAGGAAAGATGGAAATTGAGCAGCTGTTAGCCCCGTGGATCACGAGCAAAAACTTTTTGCACGCGACGCAGGGGAAGGCCATGTTGAAGCTGCATGGCGAAGGTGATCCCAGCGGACGGGGAGAGGCGTTCAGCTTTGTGCGTGTGTCTATGAAGGAGATTTTTCTTCGCGCTGGTGAAgatgtggacgagcgcctggcagCAGAGGCAGAGACGCGTGCCAAGTCGGGTCACCGTTACAATGTGGCAGAGCAGCAGGCGATTTACCGTTCAGAAATCGCGCGCATATGGAAGGCACAACTGGCTGCGCTATCGAATCCTGAGCCGCCACGCATTACAGCGAAGGAAGAGCAAATGTGGCGTGAAGagcagcgtcgtgagcgTAAGCAGCTGGAACACAAGGCGACCAAGCCCCTGCTCGTCAAGCGATTGTTCAATGGTGTGTGGTACAAGCACATTGTACGTGACCCATCGGTGATCAATGCCTATGTAAAGCAGCGCCAGGAGATTGAAGAGCAGAGTATCGTGACCGAGTCGCTCATGCCGACAGGtgatgcggcgcttgaTGCGATGCGCAAAAAGCGTCTAGAAGAAGAGATTGCCGCTCGTGTGAAGAACCAGGACCGTCGTTTGCAGCGCAAGAATGCGAAGGCAGCTGCCGAGGGCATTATTGGCGGATACAAAAAGATGCCCAACAAAACCAATACCAAGCGCCGTTGTGGTCGCTGCGGTATGGTGGGCCACATGTCAACGAACAACGCATGTCCGCAATATCAAGCTAGCAACGCAGGCGGTCGTGGCGGCAgtggtgctggtggcaGCGCGGCCAACTCTGTTCGCCCACCGAGTGTGATGCCGATGCCCAACAGCACATATTACACGAGTGCGACGAACCAGCAGCAgggcgtgccgatgccCTCGGCCTTTCCGCCGTTGGGGATGAATGATCCTATGGGGCCGCAGTCGCCTGTGTGA
- a CDS encoding DNA repair protein has translation MRGTVRRRDEEEDTMVRDLELFSKRARLNTPASATDIDEERAPSPDTHSMPPEASTMGVIERVDMINFMCHRNLSITLGPRINFIIGHNGSGKSAILTAITVTLGGKAQTTSRGSSLKDFILEGAQAAEVRVRLRNGGSDAYRPDLYGDAINIERRIHSDGSGSWKIKNADGKTISTKREELDAICDHANIQVDNPMNILSQDAARQFLGSSQPEDKYSFFLRGTQLTQLAQEYELIQTNIQRMKRAIALTEDILPELERDAREANAKWRLIEQARAEQEKLDALKEELVWSQVIAKEKVRASLEEKLEHARMKQSAIQQRRDEDALRAKGLDDTVSEYEARSRESNEREIHLKEQRAQVTHTVKEYRASLLALKTRERELNEQADRVKLSIRQIQSQMDAEARRQVQDRRALRDAQAAERDERIRERLHVERQQLELSQADESLHAKFMGLRAERARLTTELHTYDDKISNLQRFVVRCNAAASNRVTAFGGPEITQVLSAINHETRWKERPYGPLGMHIRLRDRRWAPVIESVLADPLNAFVVTNHHDRALLSRILKTYHASNQIITAARDLFDYSHGEPEASVLTILRVLETDEHILRVLIDGHRIEKSALVPERVLGDQLMRRRLPNVLQCYSADLFKITGGATSSVTQTVTRYTGVPRFAVDHTSELEEAHRAIAQHDASRSQVQQSLSELAEQETQLKSEQMRNQQQVEATRQEHRKLRQRIAQLEETMRDDEPANVVALEEARAEADVEMARIVERFKQTEGEKETAEAALAPHAAKLDHLTEQIHLLEEHRMQYETELQKTYTERVRLQKTQEHWSRQLDAQEALIGETQRELASLNELIGSWTQMATDYCARVETQRTPASLEEQIRAIETQMQQDEACSGQSVEDVIRELRAKNKAYQEARQKLEQTHTTIRLLESAIQLRLEKWHYFRRFVAIRARANFSMHLQNRGFSGSLHFDHNAQTLKLRVQTGDTDTSHDKDPKVLSGGEKSFATICLLLSLWEAIGCPIRCLDEFDVFMDAVNRQVSMKMIIDAARASLGVQYLLITPQNMSQVSLGPEVQVHRMQDPERRS, from the exons ATGCGTGGTACCGTGCGCCGTCGTGATGAGGAGGAAGATACGATGGTGCGCGACTTGGAACTTTTCTCCAAGCGTGCACGGCTGAACACGCCAGCATCTGCCACTGACATCGACGAGGAACGTGCTCCTTCTCCAGATACCCACTCTATGCCCCCGGAGGCGTCGACGATGGGCGTCATCGAGCGTGTCGATATGATCAACTTTATGTGTCACAGAAATCTCAGCATAACCTTGGGACCACGCATCAATTTCATTATTGGTCACAATGGCAGTGGCAAAAGTGCGATCCTCACAGCCATCACCGTGACGCTGGGTGGCAAAGCGCAAACTACGAGTCGCGGTAGTAGTCTCAAGGACTTTATTCTTGAGGGAGCGCAGGCGGCCGAAGTGCGTGTGAGATTGCGCAATGGCGGCTCCGATGCTTACCGACCCGACTTGTATGGCGACGCCATCAACATCGAACGCCGTATACACTCGGATGGCAGCGGCTCCTGGAAGATCAAAAATGCTGATGGCAAAACGATCTCGACGAAGCGAGAGGAACTCGATGCCATCTGCGATCATGCCAACATCCAAGTGGATAATCCCATGAACATCCTGAGTCAagatgctgcgcggcaGTTCCTGGGAAGTTCCCAGCCTGAAGACAAGTACAGCTTCTTTCTCCGAGGTACACAACTGACACAACTCGCGCAAGAATATGAGCTTATACAGACAAATATTCAACGCATGAAGCGCGCTATTGCTCTGACTGAGGACATTCTGCCCGAACTTGAGCGCGATGCTCGAGAAGCCAACGCTAAATGGCGACTCATTGAACAAGCACGCGCCGAGCAAGAAAaactcgatgcgctcaaaGAAGAGCTCGTATGGAGTCAAGTGATTGCAAAAGAAAAAGTACGCGCATCTTTGGAGGAAAAACTCGAGCACGCTCGCATGAAGCAGTCGGccatccagcagcgacgcgacgAAGACGCACTTCGAGCCAAGGGCCTGGACGATACTGTATCAGAATATGAAGCACGCAGTCGAGAGAGTAACGAACGTGAAATTCACCTCAAGGAGCAGCGTGCTCAGGTCACACACACAGTCAAAGAATACCGCGCTTCCCTCCTCGCCCTCAAGACCAGGGAACGCGAACTAAATGAGCAGGCTGATCGTGTCAAGCTGTCGATCCGTCAGATACAGTCGCAAATGGACGCAgaagcacgtcgtcaaGTGCAAGATCGGCGTGCTCTCCGCGACGCGCAGGCAGCGGAGCGGGACGAACGTATTCGTGAACGACTACATGTTGAGCGACAGCAGCTGGAGTTAAGTCAAGCTGACGAATCGCTCCATGCAAAATTCATGGGGCTTCGTGcagagcgagcgcgcctcACGACAGAGCTGCATACCTATGATGACAAAATTTCCAATTTACAGCGATTCGTGGTGCGATGCAACGCAGCCGCTTCAAATCGTGTCACAGCCTTTGGCGGCCCCGAAATCACTCAAGTGCTTTCTGCCATCAATCACGAAACGCGATGGAAAGAGCGACCTTATGGGCCGCTAGGTATGCATATACGACTACGTGATCGGCGCTGGGCACCAGTCATCGAGAGTGTGCTTGCCGATCCATTGAATGCGTTTGTTGTGACAAATCATCATGACCGTGCATTGTTGTCGCGGATTCTCAAGACCTACCACGCGTCGAATCAAATCATCACTGCCGCTCGTGACTTGTTTGACTATTCCCATGGCGAGCCAGAGGCATCCGTGCTGACTATCTTGCGCGTACTCGAGACGGACGAGCACATTTTACGGGTCCTCATCGATGGCCATCGAATCGAGAAAAGTGCTCTCGTCCCTGAGCGTGTCCTTGGTGATCAACTCATGCGTCGAAGACTCCCCAATGTATTGCAATGCTACTCTGCTGACCTATTCAAAATCACAGGTGGTGCTACAAGTAGTGTGACGCAAACTGTCACGCGGTACACAGGTGTACCGCGCTTTGCTGTGGACCATACATCCGAGTTAGAGGAGGCACACCGTGCGATAGCACAACATGATGCGTCACGATCTCAGGTTCAACAGAGTCTATCCGAGCTAGCGGAGCAGGAAACCCAGTTGAAAAGCGAGCAAATGCGAAATCAACAGCAGGTGGAAGCCACACGACAGGAGCACCGCAAGCTTCGACAGAGAATCGCCCAGCTGGAAGAAACCATGCGTGATGACGAGCCTGCCAACGTTGTCGCACTCGAAGAAGCGCGAGCCGAGGCCGACGTGGAAATGGCCCGCATTGTAGAGCGATTCAAGCAGACGGAAGGGGAAAAAGAGACAGCCGAAGCGGCTTTGGCTCCTCACGCGGCCAAGTTGGATCATTTGACGGAGCAGATCCACTTGCTGGAGGAGCACAGGATGCAGTATGAGACTGAATTACAAAAAACGTATACGGAACGTGTGCGTCTACAAAAGACGCAGGAACACTGGTCTCGACAGCTCGACGCTCAAGAAGCGCTCATCGGCGAGACGCAAAGGGAACTTGCCTCTCTGAATGAGCTTATCGGGTCGTGGACACAGATGGCCACCGACTATTGTGCACGTGTCGAGACTCAACGCACGCCAGCGTCTCTGGAGGAGCAGATTCGTGCGATCGAGACACAAATGCAGCAGGATGAAGCATGCTCGGGCCAGTCCGTGGAAGACGTCATTCGCGAGTTGCGCGCCAAAAACAAAGCTTACCAGGAAGCTAGGCAGAAGCTCGAGCAGACGCATACCACCATCCGCCTTCTTGAGTCTGCTATTCAGCTTCGATTAGAAAAATGGCATTACTTTCGCCGCTTTGTCGCCATCCGAGCGCGAGCAAACTTTTCGATGCATCTTCAAAATCGGGGGTTTTCCGGCTCTCTGCACTTTGACCACAATGCTCAGACACTCAAGCTGCGCGTTCAAACAGGCGATACCGATACATCGCACGATAAAGACCCTAAAGTACTGTCAGGAGGCGAAAAATCGTTTGCCACAATATGCCTTCTTCTGTCACTCTGGGAAGCCATTGGGTGCCCGATTCGATGCCTGGACGAGTTTGATGTATTTATGGATGCGGTGAATCGCCAAGTCTCTATGAAAATGATT AttgatgcagcgcgtgcgtctttGGGCGTGCAGTATTTGCTGATCACACCGCAGAACATGTCACAAGTTTCACTAGGACC CGAGGTGCAAGTACATCGCATGCAGGATCCCGAGCGACGTTCGTAG
- a CDS encoding 2-dehydropantoate 2-reductase, with the protein MHVHILGVGAVGTLIATHLRAAVRQGLMMRAFPPRSPVRSAVAAHLPDAAKTTITLHMREKAFARSSPVFRELRVNHDGACMSERGYAVELVSPIDPAQPQVLLPDKDGMAREWPGAEPYPLDSLIIMTKADATYAAIRSLVPRIAPSTTIVLLQNGMGVLDMLLERLWPQPHSRPHFVLASTTHGCYLKKPLHAVHAGFGSIHLGIVPSLRLRGLESRSGELDWHALPEDSLRQTLALLLSLPLDVHWEPIRSYQLRVLRKLAINACINPTTALVDCKNGDLFGTPAALELFRVLCTEMSQVLEAYARDAKAAESSNETEAAHLSSLPLADLLTQTDSEGLPLLDASLKPASLLHEVENVVRATASNWSSMHQDIKTRRGKTEIDFINGYITELGRAYGIPTPANDMMTNLIKLKAQRVTGSWNANAM; encoded by the coding sequence ATGCATGTGCATATCCTGGGTGTTGGTGCGGTGGGCACGCTTATAGCGACGCACctgcgcgccgccgtgcgGCAGGGATTGATGATGCGTGCATTtccgcctcgatcgccAGTGCGAtcggctgtggctgcgcaCCTCCCTGATGCAGCGAAGACCACGATAACGCTACACATGCGTGAAAAAGCGTTTGCGCGCTCATCGCCCGTGTTTCGAGAGCTCCGGGTGAATCATGATGGCGCGTGCATGTCTGAGAGAGGATATGCCGTAGAGCTGGTCTCGCCTATCGATCCAGCGCAGCCACAAGTGCTCTTGCCTGACAAGGACGGCATGGCGAGAGAATGGCCAGGAGCAGAGCCATACCCTCTGGACAGTCTCATTATTATGACCAAGGCAGATGCTACCTATGCTGCTATTCGATCGCTTGTACCGCGCATTGCGCCGTCAACGACCATCGTTCTACTCCAGAACGGCATGGGCGTGCTAGATATGTTGTTGGAACGGCTTTGGCCTCAGCCCCACTCACGCCCGCACTTTGTACTCGCAAGCACCACGCACGGATGCTATCTCAAAAAGCCTCTGCACGCTGTGCATGCCGGCTTCGGTAGTATTCATTTGGGTATCGTGCCGAGTCTTCGCCTCCGGGGCTTGGAGTCTCGGTCGGGCGAGTTGGATTGGCACGCTCTTCCGGAAGATTCACTTCGGCAGACGCTAGCTTTGCTGTTATCTCTGCCTTTGGATGTGCATTGGGAACCTATTCGGTCGTATcagctgcgtgtgcttcgcAAGCTGGCCATCAACGCATGTATTAATCCCACGACAGCCCTAGTGGATTGCAAGAATGGTGACTTGTTTGGTACACCAGCTGCCCTCGAACTGTTTCGTGTGCTCTGCACAGAAATGAGCCAAGTGCTGGAGGCAtatgcgcgcgatgcaaAGGCGGCGGAAAGCTCGAATGAGACGGAGGCAGCGCATCTCAGCTCACTGCCCTTGGCGGATCTGTTGACACAAACAGACAGCGAAGGTCTTCCGCTTCTTGATGCGTCACTGAAGCCTGCCTCATTGTTGCACGAAGTCGAAAATGTCGTGCGTGCAACAGCTTCGAATTGGAGCAGTATGCACCAGGACATCAAGACGCGGCGGGGCAAGACAGAGATTGACTTTATCAACGGATACATTACAGAGCTAGGCCGGGCTTATGGCATCCCTACGCCGGCCAACGACATGATGACCAATCTCATCAAACTCAAGGCACAGCGTGTGACGGGCTCGTGGAACGCGAATGCCATGTAA
- a CDS encoding subunit of the DSC ubiquitin ligase complex, with the protein MMRRTVRPWLCCLSWLVCLAVVHFADASSLSERLDALQARRMRLIHERAELEGYLQGNVTQQGAFRPVREQDPRLDRALHDMELEAHPFYPNVSGFYHGHLSAWNTSRLSWDQVQERGLAEWNNTVIQPYFRAYGVTDQASHIRGGFSLPVPWINGSLDDTDIQLVGVHDIRHGMLYLVGMPVTAKAVLDIRNVLAMIPETQAAFRNDAGKACLNDINMRIQRIDEAMTSPYTISIPDPDPSASSNCTMQLYAKLSPEDLDQRELNTIEHELREPSGIVTRPAPRLHMKVLGISTRCGMYLETDSMVGISRAQYWSDVRYYIAGMICVLLMQLVLMTREMERTQTHTAISRISGLSMFIHSLFDACMSLAHFILGLALPGSYAPGFFSIAFMQAVLFFVLEFRLYAIVTKQRMESHRGTMQRVDSLSDDDDNSFDSLLDEPTLRHYVDNGYRRLRRALHRVPRMFFLVSWLMAVIFFANVAPILYTLVAVSFLMSFWVPQILHNIRQRSTGFHTSTIIGMSMARCYVPLYLYQDFFNPLPLESTPWFWLLMGWCAAQTLFLVGQNMGGPLFFLPYSWRHSEKDWNWHPSKEALAAMLSHTHDEEEAAVDPLSIPLGDCPICLMPTSWDDESVMVAPCHHVFHKECLLPWLDIKQICPSCRLPLPVYNK; encoded by the coding sequence ATGATGCGGAGGACCGTGCGGCCGTGGCTGTGCTGCTTGTCGTGGCTCGTGTGTctcgccgtcgtgcacTTCGCCGATGCCTCCAGTTTGTCAGAAAGGCTCGATGCATTGCAGGCAAGGCGTATGCGCCTCATCCACGAGCGCGCAGAGCTGGAAGGATACCTTCAAGGTAACGTGACACAACAAGGTGCCTTTCGTCCAGTGCGCGAACAAGATCCGCGTCTTGATCGAGCCTTGCACGACATGGAACTTGAAGCGCATCCTTTTTACCCCAACGTGAGTGGCTTTTACCATGGCCACCTATCGGCGTGGAATACATCACGCCTTTCGTGGGACCAAGTTCAGGAAAGAGGGCTGGCGGAATGGAACAACACGGTCATCCAGCCATATTTTCGAGCCTATGGAGTAACTGATCAAGCTTCCCATATACGCGGGGGATTTTCACTGCCGGTTCCATGGATAAATGGCTCGCTTGATGACACTGACATACAATTGGTGGGTGTGCATGATATTCGGCACGGTATGTTATACCTTGTGGGTATGCCGGTGACTGCGAAAGCCGTACTAGACATACGAAACGTGCTCGCCATGATACCAGAAACGCAAGCCGCGTTTCGAAACGATGCAGGCAAAGCTTGCCTCAATGACATAAATATGCGTATCCAGCGCATTGACGAGGCCATGACCAGTCCCTACACTATATCCATACCCGATCCAGACCCATCCGCCTCTAGCAATTGTACTATGCAACTATATGCTAAGCTATCACCGGAGGACCTTGACCAGAGGGAGCTGAACACCATTGAGCATGAATTGCGCGAGCCATCGGGCATTGTAActcggcctgcgccacgatTGCACATGAAAGTCCTCGGCATTTCGACGCGGTGTGGCATGTATCTCGAGACCGACTCCATGGTCGGTATATCACGCGCGCAGTACTGGAGTGATGTGCGATATTACATCGCTGGTATGATCTGCGTCTTGCTCATGCAGCTCGTACTCATGACGCGAGAGATGGAACGGACCCAAACGCATACGGCCATTTCGCGCATTTCTGGTCTCTCCATGTTTATACACAGCCTGTTCGATGCGTGCATGAGCTTAGCACATTTTATTCTCGGTCTGGCCCTTCCTGGCTCTTATGCACCGGGATTCTTTTCGATTGCGTTTATGCAAGCCGtgctcttcttcgttcTTGAGTTCCGCTTGTATGCCATCGTCACTAAGCAGCGTATGGAAAGTCACAGGGGTACAATGCAGCGGGTCGATTCGTTGTCGGATGATGACGACAACTCGTTTGATTCCCTCTTGGATGAGCCGACGTTGCGACACTATGTTGACAATGGATATCGGCGCCTACGACGCGCCTTGCACCGAGTGCCCCGCATGTTTTTCTTGGTTTCGTGGCTCATGGCCGTCATCTTCTTTGCCAACGTGGCACCCATACTGTATACCTTAGTGGCGGTTTCTTTCTTGATGTCGTTTTGGGTACCACAGATTCTGCACAATATCCGCCAACGATCCACGGGATTCCACACCAGCACAATTATCGGCATGTCGATGGCAAGGTGCTACGTGCCGCTGTATTTGTACCAAGATTTCTTCAACCCTTTGCCGCTAGAATCCACACCTTGGTTTTGGCTCCTGATGGGCTGGTGCGCTGCACAAACGCTGTTCTTAGTGGGTCAGAACATGGGAGGTCCTCTTTTCTTTTTACCATATTCGTGGCGTCACTCGGAAAAAGATTGGAATTGGCACCCATCGAAAGAAGCCTTAGCAGCGATGCTTTCGCACACGCATGATGAAGAGGAGGCTGCTGTCGATCCTTTGTCTATACCATTGGGCGACTGTCCTATCTGTCTGATGCCCACCTCGTGGGACGACGAGTCTGTTATGGTGGCTCCTTGCCACCACGTCTTCCACAAAGAATGCCTTTTGCCGTGGCTCGACATCAAACAGATTTGCCCGAGCTGTCGACTTCCACTACCCGTGTATAATAAATAG
- a CDS encoding TatD DNase family protein, with the protein MSTILPRYVEIAVNLGDPMFRGVYHEKKKHTDDLDQVLTRASNAGVDAQIITAGSLAEVHDVLRLADTKRGLFATAGCHPTRSTELESYGAPAYMNALKDVILANPCIVAVGECGLDYDRLHFSPADAQQRCFKLQLQLAEQVRLPLFLHSRGAHTDFVRILRPHLSSLRLDHTEPTPESKGSVGVVHSFTGTLDEMQELVQMGLYIGVNGCSLKTQENLDVVKHIPLHRIMLETDAPWCDIRPTHASHAHLEAFAKSSPQLCALYSPVRVKPEKWTENAAVKGRCEPCHIGQVAAVVAQLKGIRLEELASQAFQNSVDLFRLPLL; encoded by the coding sequence atgtcgacaATCTTGCCTCGCTATGTCGAGATTGCGGTCAACTTGGGTGATCCAATGTTTCGTGGTGTTTACCATGAGAAGAAGAAGCACACTGACGACCTAGATCAGGTTTTGACACGTGCGAGTAATGCCGGCGTCGATGCTCAAATCATCACAGCTGGCTCCTTGGCCGAAGTTCATGACGTGCTTCGCCTAGCAGATACCAAGCGTGGCTTGTTCGCGACAGCTGGATGCCATCCCACACGATCTACAGAGCTGGAATCATACGGTGCGCCTGCCTACATGAATGCCTTGAAAGACGTAATTCTTGCCAACCCCTGCATCGTGGCCGTGGGAGAGTGTGGATTAGACTATGACCGCCTTCACTTTTCGCCCGCtgatgcgcagcagcgaTGTTTCAAGCTCCAATTGCAGCTAGCCGAACAAGTTCGATTGCCCCTATTCCTACACTCGCGTGGGGCTCATACCGACTTTGTGCGCATCTTGCGTCCCCACTTATCATCACTACGTCTTGATCACACAGAGCCCACACCAGAAAGTAAGGGAAGTGTCGGTGTCGTACACAGTTTTACGGGGACACTAGATGAAATGCAAGAACTGGTACAAATGGGGCTGTACATCGGTGTGAATGGGTGCTCGCTGAAGACGCAAGAGAACTTGGACGTGGTAAAACATATTCCTCTGCACCGTATCATGCTTGAAACTGATGCTCCATGGTGTGATATACGCCCaacgcatgcatcgcacgcgcaccTTGAAGCGTTTGCCAAGTCGTCTCCACAACTATGTGCTTTGTACTCGCCTGTACGTGTCAAGCCCGAAAAATGGACAGAGAATGCGGCTGTCAAAGGAAGATGCGAGCCCTGTCATATAGGCCAAGTGGCCGCTGtggtggcgcagctcaaggGCATACGTCTTGAAGAGCTGGCCTCTCAGGCCTTTCAGAATTCAGTCGACTTGTTTCGGCTACCCCTCTTGTAG